The sequence aaattcaaagataGTAATTTCAGACCATGATGGAAATCAACTAAACTCACTTTGAGTCAaagacttattttttcttttttccccaagttCCTAATCTCCTGAGATCAACgaaggtatttctttttcttagctattGGAAACCCTAGATACCTCTGATCATTTTATTTCCTATacaagctagaaaaaaaaataaggcctgGACAAAGCAAGAATGAAGATCTAAAAGGAACAAAACTCTCCTCACCCTTTATTTATGCCTCTACTAGCACATCTTCTGTGGGAAAATAGTAGAATCCTAATGTGGAAAGGGGCTTCAGCTCAGCTACTCCAGTCTTCCCCCAGGAGCCGGAACCCTCCCCCACTACCACATCCCTGATGAGCAGGCGTGGAGCTTCCGCATCAGCGCCTCCTTGGATGGGCACTAGCCACCTCGTGAGCCTGTTCCATTTCCATTTTAAGCCAAGAGCTTGCAGTTTCTACTCAACAGTCCTTTACTGTAGGGCCACAGAGTAATCCCTCTATTATGTTAGATGACCTTCAAATAGTTAAATAAAGCTATGATGTCTTTTAAATCTCCAGGGTAAACACCCTAAGAGTCTCTCAGATTTTATTCATATGATACGTTTTCCAAACCCCTTATAATTCTGCCCACTTTCTTCTACACTTGTCCTGATTATGACTGTCCCTCTTCAAATGTGACACCCAATACAGAATCCAAAACTCCAGGACAGGGTACCAGAAAACTCTGATCTCCCCTGTCCCTGGACTTTATCCCTCTGTTAAAAACTCTGTCCTGATCCACACAGAGTTTAACATTCCCCTTACAAAAAATTAACTAGcttattaccttttaaaaagtttgaaacatCTTCCAACTGTGGGATGTTATCTTCCCGATAGCCACAATGCTTAGAAAGCAAAGGTAAGTTTTTGAGATACTCTCTGCAGGCATGGGTTGGGTAAAGTTTGTTCAGCTCTCGGAACACGGTCCCCCAGGTCTTAATCTCCTCCTCGGTGAACGCAACCTTAGGGATGGGGTCCCCACTAGCAAGACAAAGGGAAGAAGATACTCGAATTAGCATTCAATAAACAGTGCCATTTCTCTTATTCTCTACTTACTAAATGAGCATAATTTACTCTCTGTATTGATTTTACTATTTTGAAGGTGGATACGTTATTTTTATAACACACTTACTGTTTATAGTTCATAGCCAAATCTGCAAAATACTTCCGTCTTTCACGGTAGACATTGTCTTTGAAGCCCTGATAAttaaagaaaaggtttttaaTATTCACACTAAAATGTACTTGACAAGTGATAtttgggaaacatttttattatattaaagagCTACATAATTGTTATTTTGAGCAAGCATTGTTTAGAAatctttgatcatttttattttaatgtctatgttaTATGATAGCTTTATACTATATTGGCTACAAAGACACACAATACCATAGATACcaagatacaaaaatactataatgtcttcaaaaataaaatggtttgaaTAATAAAAGCCCTGTCCTAGTTAAATACAGGCTCTTTGCCAAgggtaagatttttttcttaaccacTCAACTGATCTCTTCAGCTGGAAGTATTGGCTCCCTTGTGTATATCTTACAGCAATTCTTTCATGCCACTTAGTACACTTTCCACATTTTAAtcttgattgtgtttatttgtattcGGGCTTTATCTTTTCAGCTGGACTGCAAGCTTCCCTGGCAGGTATAGCAACTTGTAAATTCCAACAGTTCCTCAATAAGATATTACAGAAGGCACGGATGGATTGTCTGGGGCTGTCTGCGGCAGTGTGCAGTCACTCTCACAGCACTAAGAGAAGCTAGATTAAAGCCCTGGTCTATGTGACTTCACACCACActgtcttccctcctcccctcacaggGCGCTAGAGCTCCATAAGCAATCCTAATACTCTGGCCTCATGAAATACTCCAACTCACGCCCATACTATATCCCATATGGCTCCCCAAGGAAACACCTCGTTGTTCATCAACAGCTTAATAACCCAATTAGGGTGGGCAGCATGGGTGATAAGACTTATTCATCCTACTTTTACTCCCCTTTCCAAAAACCCACacccattttaataaaaactgacAGCAGATACTGTCCTTATTTTAGTATAACTCTTAGAATAGCTCTTAATAATAGGAATGTCAGGCATTGAACAGACTCTTTGGACCCAGTGAAGTTAGTTTTCTTCAGTCAGTGAGTCTCAATTCTACCAACATGGAGGTCTACTAAACTTCctgaagtgcaaattaaaacaagaccTTCTTTAGTCTAGAATAAGCACTTTCTCCAAAAATGAGAAAGTTAGccttaattttttgtttgctgtGAATTATGttcatgaaaatattcattaaaaatacttacaGGGTGGTCTGCATCTAGTTCAGAGCCATACATCAGAACCCTGTTGGCACAGTGGTCCAGGTCGGAGATCTTCTTTGGGAACCAAGGGACCGTTTCCGTGCCTGCAAACACAGAACCCACTAACAGCTGGAGAGACAGCCTCAAACAAGGCagtaaagaagaaattaaggaagtcaTAAATGCACTTAGAGGagatttttaatttcagcttGTACATTGAGGTGAAATTTATACAAGTaaacttttctatttctaataagtaaatattatgaaaattttttaGCTTAAAATGTATAAACCTTGATTTCTTAAGTGTCAGAGAAATGTTATACTTTGTTAATAGACCAAAagttcaaaaaaatatttttaagatacatATTTAATACCCTAAAAAAGAATCGGGATGTACAGAACAAGgtgcaaatttaataaaaaatttgaatgtttatttttgttgatgaAAAGGATCTTACAGGTCGTTCATGGCTTTTCCACTTCGATCTTCTCACCATCCCCCAGAAGACATCCAATCCCTCATAGGACTCTGGGGTCTGCACAAGCTGTTCTTCTGCCTGAAACCCCTACCCGACTCCCACATTCTCCTCCACCCATCCTTCTGTTTTCCTGAGAGTATCGTTCTCCTCCCTCAAGGCTCAGATCAAAGGAGCCTTCCCTGACCCTGGAGCTAATTCCCTGTCATCCAGGTTCCCTGAACACGGTTTCTAAGTTTCTAAAAGCCTTCTCTGTGCGTTTTCATAGAATGTAGCTGTAACATgtgttttacaggaaaaaaataggacCAACTCTAGGGTagggaatatatatttttgtatcccCATTTCTTAGTAGAAACATTTGACATAAGTTGGTATTCTCTAAATATCAACTGAACCACTTAGTCTCTATAAAACCcttaattttatagatgaagtcATCAAAGTCCAGAAAGGTAATTTACCAAGGTACCTCCTCCCTAATGGAAGAGAGAGCACTAGAACTTGAACCTCCTCACTTCAGTGTAACGCCCTTTCAAACAGGCCAGTAAGTAATACTCAAGGGACTTAACAACAAATCCAACAGGGCCACCAATCACGTCACTGGAAATACACACAGGCAGAGTCCTAGGCTCCTTCCTGGCAAGTGTTAACCCCACCGCTGTTTGTGGCAGGCAGGGGCCCCTGGGGAGTGTCTAAGACACACAGGCTTCAGACCTGGTGGGAAGCGCTCACAAGACTCAGGGAAGTGGCTGCTTGCCAGCCAAAGATGAAAGTGTATCAATATGTTCATAATTTATACAGCCATACGGATACATAATGAGTGGATATTGGCCCTGGTTACGCCCCAAATATAGTGGCATCATCTAAAGGGATTATTTTAAACTGAGCGCCATCTACAAAACTTGGCTGAATTATCTATTTGTCTTTTGCCCCAAGTAAACTACTGgatctcttttttttccacaaaggAAGATTTTAGCCTATGTCTTTGCTATCTGAGTGTCTGAAACCTTAGAAGGCTTCACTGGTTTTTCATCTGCTCTTAGAGGAGGTAGATAGAGAGGAATGTTGTATGTAGTGTAGTTCATATCACGACTGCCAGCAACTGTCAACATCCTCAACAAATTCGTTCACTATCTCCTGGATCCAGGCCCTGTGGGAGTTACTGAGTGTTCAGGGATTGTGACTTGGAGGTTTGGGAAATCCAGAAATGCTTGATGATTTGGAGCCTGAGATAACAATAGATTTCTAACTCTTCTGAATTCTTTTGTATACTCAAGGTTGCTTTTTCACTTCTCTCACACTTGATAAAATGTTGCCCTATAATTTTTACTTAGAGTTTCGAGAAATTCTATTTTGTGTTCCCTTCCCTAACAGGCTGTAAGCAATTTGAAGagacagtgttttatttttactttcatccTTCAAGATAAAGATAAGATTGGGCAGGGACTGAGTGAAAAGattaagggattaagaagtacaaattcgTAGTCACAAGATAGTcgcagggatgtaaagtacagcatagggaatacagcccataatattgtaataactctgtatcATGTCAGGTGGGCATGATATATCAtattggaaatatcaggggacacttttaaagtatgtgattgtctagccactatgctgtacacgTGAAACTAATACCAAGTAATACTGTCAACTTTAATTGAAgcacaagcatttttaaaaagaaaataaataaaatacacaattctaaaaaaaagatGAGACACGCATTACACACTTACTCTTCTAAGCACATTATCTTTACTCTTCAAACTTACCATCCTCCTTCGCGGTAAAATGATCAGAGGGATTCACAGACAGAACGTTAGTGTGAGACTTCAACAGGTGGAAAATATCATTCAGTTGTTCTCTGTTGATATCACAGTCAACAAAAATCTCAAACTCCGAGCTTCTTCTCTTGGATTCTCGGGACTCGATATGTAGCAGGTTCACGTGCTTCTCCTGTGCAAAGCAGAGGGTGACACTTCTGTATGACTGCCTCAGATGGTGACAGTCTCTGAGCAGATGACTTTCATTACCACCTAAAATCAATTTCACGCTTGTCATAATGgccagagggagaaaagggtGTTTTTAGTGCTGCCAATAGCCAAGCAAATCCGCCTAAATATTAGGtactatttttgtttgtatttttttccattaccgtttatcccccttatacactcttccacctccacgcatcccctcccaccaccacaccccctccatcaccacactgttgtccaggcCCGTGAGTCCTTGTTCTTTCTTGCTCAATCCCTCCTCACTGCAATCCCCTCtccctgctgttttttttaagactttatttatttacttttagagagaagggaagagagggagagaaacatcggtgtgtgagacacacatcaattgattgcctctggTACACGTGCCTTGCCTGGGAcccgggaccaaacccacaacctgggcacatgccctgaccgagAGTCAACCTGgcgacattttgctttgtgggacaactcCCAAccaaaccacaccagtcagggcaatattAGACACTattcaagaaatttttaaaaattcatcacaCCCTCCAGAAACTAATAGCATAACACCCATCGGAAGTTTCCCAGATTGCCATAATTGATTGGCCTTCAAATGAAAATACCAAGTCTCCTAGAtaagaaaaattttttgaaaattcttaCCAATGAAAGCTAGTTTTCAGAAAGTGATGCTACTGTTAGTTTTTTAGAAAAGTTTCCTTTGCAAATGCATCCAATAAATTAGGTGAACAGCTTGAACACAGAGTATTTAATACCTCAAATCTCCTAAGCAATGAGGTAACCAGCTAAGTCAGATTGCTGCTTCTGGTCTCTTCCTGCCCACCTGGGCTGTGGGCACTGAATGTGTGAACTTGTAGGAGGGGGTTTTCTCTTACCGATGTCAGTAGCTGAGGAAAAGCACTGGTGTCAGGATAATGAAACATACTAATCAATCACCCAACAGTTCCTCATCTAAAACATGAGAAGGTTGGAGTAGGTGATCTCCAATATTAACCACTTCGATCTAAATTAACATAGTGAAGTGAACCTGTATGTAGCCAGGTAAGGGCTGAGGAGCACCTCATGAAGGGTAAGACATAGAAGGAGTTTATAACCCAGTTTTCTAACACACAAAAGACGAAGAGAAAACACAAGTGGTGAGTGCTCAGGCGCCAAAAATGTTTGGCAAACCGAAAAAGCATCAGGggttagagagagcagaaggctCCGCGAGCAGAGAGGAGCTGATGTGAGTCTTACAGCAGAGACAGAACAGGAAGGCCCGGGAAGAAGGACGGCTCCCTACAGGACAGTTGTACGAGCGAGCGAAGGCAGGGATGCAGTGAGGATTATCAGGGGATATGAACCAAAAAGAGTGAGTGTCGGGCACAATGGGAAACTGAAAAGGGCGGGGCTTATCCTGGGACGTGGGATTTACCGCGGAATCTACAGGAGAAAGCCAGTTACAAATTATACTGGCACTGGTTAGGAGTGAAGAAgagttttattaaatgtatttcctATGGGATTTTACAGTAAGAATATATTCTCCAATACCTTCTGAAGGATGGCttgaataaatataaagttaaactatgtttcttgaaaaaaagatgttaattcttcctaaattaatctataaatttagTGCTATCCAAATCAACACCTTGATGGAGTTTGGTGAGGGAATGAAACTAAATGATTTCAAAGTCCATCTGGAAGAAAAATTAAGGCAAGAAGACCTCGGAAAATACAAATGAAGCAGGATTAGTGGGACATTCCCGATCAGATGTGTCAGGTACagacacaggcacagagaggttattGGTTTTTCCCATAGACACACAGCGGGCACGTGTCAGAGCTGGGGCTCAAACCCAGGCTGTCCAGCTCCACCGTCCATGCTCCTGAACACTGTGCTGCAATTCTGTTTTACAGGAAATGAAGAGTCAGGGTAATGGATagtatggatcttctttggacaAGATTTACATTCTTAATAATGAAAACACTGAAGACTAACATAGCCATAACCTGGGACATGCCACATTGGTAAGATGAAGGGAAGGGGAGTCGAGGGCACCACTGAAAAGGAGGTTGTGTCAAGAAAGCTGAATCTTTACTTCCAGGGTAGGAAATAGATAGTAACTACGACTGAAAAAACGCCAAGAAATAGCAGCAGAGTAAGcagattatttataaatatgaattatGAAAGTAAAGACTAGAAAATATAGTTGAAAGAGTTGAAACTGGTTACGCCCTGTAGGCTGAGGATAAGTAAAATGGGTGGATTCACACCCAGAACACTATGCAGAAGTTAGATGAACACATAGTAGCATAGACAGATCCTAAAAACACAGtgttgagtgaaagaaaaagtgtattatataataacattatataaattaccAACACATACACTAAAGTGTTGCTAATAGTTTAGACTATACACACATAGTCTAAAGCACACACTAAAATAATTCAGTGTACATATTAAACAGAGTAGCTGTCCATcagaagagagaaatgaggagTGAATGGAACAATGACATAAACCAGGAGGCTGTGTAAATCAAACAGGATAGTGTACCTGTGATTTAACAAGGTTAACTCAACCCTCTGCACCTAAGGCTAACAAAAATCTGAGTGGAACTGAGGGatgcagagagaggaagcaggagacTGCTGTTTTCTTACAAGCTCTATAGTGTGAGCTGACTTTTCAAACCATACACAAGTATTctttgacagaaaataaaattaaaaagaaagctgaaagaagCAATATGAATATATCATTTAAAGGCCCAGGGTAATCAATTGGCTAGcttaaaataatgatataattatCAACTCTGGGGAGGagtaggagggagaaaggagggaggagctaTCAGTATCACTTACAATAGAGAGCAAATTAATATCATGAAAAGTTGATAATGCAGAGATATGAGAgcacattatttatattttataaactcaTCACCAAAAGAGCAATTAAGAGGTTGCCTCCGGGGAGTGGGACTGAAGATAGAATGTGTAGGGTAGGAAAAATGATGCTTTTCAAACTCTTCTagattatctatattttaaattttaattatttgaaatattatttcaaatgtcTGCATAATAGTATGTCATATAGATCTaaacttcatttttcaaaataactaacTTTTACCAATAAGGTACCTTGCATTAGCCTAAGCACTTACATCTATTAACTCTATTAATTTTCACAATGACCCTATGAGATAGGCAGGGTTCTCGTTGTATCTCAAAGAGACATTAGTTTGCCCACGATCACCCAGCTAGTTCGTGGCAAAGCAAGGATTTGAGCTCCCAGAGCTACAAGCTTAACTCCAAAGATATTTGAGTAGCACAATTAGCCTGTCCCCTACCTTAGGACAAGTAGTTTGTCTATAATATTTAGTTCTTATAAATAAATCCTTGTGTCCCGAACGAAGCCCTTAAATTAAGTTCGGCCCCCCAGTTCAATGCTATTATAGTACCTGGCACTTCGCTTTCAGGTCCCTGTACACACATGTAATTATTTGCTTCCTATAATTATTTGCTGGTGTCTGTGTGTCCACCAGACTGCACACGCTGGCATGGCAGGCTCTGGGTCTCCTTTGCTCAGGTCTGCATCCTTAGTATCTAAcagggtgcctggcacatactaagtACTCAATACATACTTAGGGTCTGACACACTGATCCCTGCTTCCCTGAGATAGATTTATGGAAGTGGAATAAGTGAGTCAAAAAGTGTGAACATTTTAAGGCCCATAATATATATTACCAGACTGATTCCCTACACAGCACACCCATTTGCCCTCACACCAGAGGTGTATTTAAGTGCCAAGTGCACTGAAGCTTTGCCAATGGGGaacaatataattataaaaaccaTTGCTATTTTGCTATATAGAAATatcattaattatattattaatacaaCATTAGAtgtcattaaaatgataatattttctaattaaaataaaattaaaatttgcttCTCCAAAATCTATTAAGACTTTCTTCCCCTTTTACTTTATTAGCTATTTGTATCTCCTCTTCTGTAAACTGTTTTTATCTCTTGCCCATTTGTTAGAATGAAGCAATAATCTAGAAATTTAAGTGCTTAAGAAATTTCTGTAGCCTATCTTTGAAGAATTTACAGTATGCTAtactttaaatacaattttagagACTCGTTTTAGGAAGTTTGATGTAGCAGTACGGAGAGCGCGTACCTGGAAGATTTTCAGTGCTTTCAGAAggcctccaacttcattctttaaggaaaaaatcagagttgctcttcctctttctaaagcatggtctttgttttccttgttgTCTTCAATCATGGTGACTTTGGTgtacttctctaaaaataaagtaaggaaaTATAAGGAAAGTTCTAAAAAGTACAGCGCagacaatattttataatttttgaaactGAGACATTTGATAACACTAACcaagctttagtttcctcatctataaaacatggATATGCTTATATGCTTTGCAAGACTATAAGAggccagccttggctggtgtggctcagtggattgagcactggcctgagagccaaagtgttgctggtttgattcccagtcagggcacatgcctgggttgtgggccaggtcctcagtagggggcgcatgaggggtaaccacacattgatgtttctctccctctctttctccatcccttcccctctacaaataaataaaatcttaaaaaaaaaaaaaaacaagactataATGAGACCGAAATAAGATAAAACATTGCCAGACATAGTGCCTAGAATGTAATAAGCATACAATACATGTTagtagtttccttttttttccctgaatccTTCTTTCGGAGCATGCCTGAAGCTTCTTGCAGTCTTCCTGACTTGTAGCCTGAACTGGGTGCCCCCCTTTTAAGAAAGTCTACCTGCTCTCCTCCCTAGAGTTTTAGCTCTTTGTTATACTGGGTCTTGAATGGCTTCCCCAAATGTTTTGTTCACACAAGCCTGTCTTCTAACAAGGCAGCAAGTTCCCTCAGCACAGGgaaaaagaacttttatttcttttgtaaattcaTGAGCCTGGGCAGCTGTGGACACATGCGGACTGGAAGGATAACCCCTAGCTGAGAGAATTCTGATTCCATATTAgtatctcctttcctctctgcctaTGGAATCCTCTAGACCATGGGCCCTGAAGCCTTTTCAATATTGGCCTGCAAGAGCTATATGATTATAAATCACagtggagagtgtgtgtgtgtgtgtgtgtgtgtgtgtagggggaggTGAAGCTACTGTGGAGGATAGATATAGGGCACGATAACTTTGGATTGGTGGCCTTCAATTGAGAAATATACATTTCAGAAATAAGATTTGGACTAATAAATGGAAACAGCATATTTAGGATGTTTTTCTGATTAGTTTTCATCTGGTTATTAGTCCTTCCTAATTACCCAGTTCCATATTGTAGTTTTAGTggaattaatctttttttttaatcattgttcaaatacagttttctcctttttactcccaatccagtcccccctccggAATTAATCTTCAACAACTTAAACAGATGCAGCTGGTTCCACTGCCCCACACAGGCTCTCACTCATAGACCCAAGCCCACGGCACGACCGCTCAGAGCAGGTGCAGGGGTGACGGTGTGGGCTTGAAGCCAGGTGCACTGTGTCCAGTGCCCCAGCCCACACTCCACCTGTTCATGGAAGCCTCCCCTGTCTTCCCCAAGTCACCTCCCCTTAATGCAGACTGTCATTGCCCCATTCATATATGAATGGTTATTCATATATAACAGTGGCAAGTGCAGTAGCTCTGCTTCGGTGACTATTTGGTTATGTGCGCCTTTCCAACTAGACCGTGAGCTCCGTCGGGAGCAGAGAATGTGTATGTTTTCACTCACCATTGTAtctccagcacccagcactgTCTCTGCACCTAATAGGCACTGGGTAGATGTCATTCAATGAATAAAGGAGTAAAAGATTTCTCAAAGACAAGGCCCCCACCTCAGGGAACTGAAAGTCTGGTAGAGAGAGTGACAATGCAGAGAGGTAAGTGATGGCAGTGAATAGATTATTCTGGTACATGTTCAGTGATGTTTTGCTGAAGATGCGTTTGAAATGGATCTTAAagaaaaaggggggaaggagTAGGTGAGgaggttaaagaaaaagatgagGACGTGACCAACCAATACAGAGCACTGAGGAATCATTGAGGCAAGTGGGTGAATCCTTTAAGAGGCTGTGTGCAGGTGGGTAATGCAGGGGAGTTTGGATTTGACCTTCGGTGCCTATCCAATACCCATCTATGGGCCATGGCCTGTCTTATTGGAGGCCAAAGTCCTGGATTTGAAATGCTTTTCTACAGGATGAGGCAAAATGAGGGGCTTTATGCATTTCTGTCTTTCTGACCAGAAAGCTCTTGGGTGTTGTCTTTTTCTTCCATAAGGCTTTTTTCTTAACACATACACACTGTATAAAATTTTGGGGCCCCTAAGTGCTgcggtccagccgcagctaggtccagggtttcctgaaaggtgggtaaggcgttggtgatgggagacagacgacaacacgcctcagTGGACAGTGATgttctgttccgtttattgcaagtacgagcaggtttttatactttcatttttagcagtgattgacatttgcgattaggtaaagcagaaaaaaattaatacaaaggtaaccaggaaaaatacaaaaattcccatagattcagttatattaaacaaagattattataaccatgagagccataaatcagacaattagaaatagctgtacgtacagagtttgaatgtcttattgtttattaaagttctcagaatttgtcatggggcaaaaggatatgctaaattgaacagaggttataggaaatttattataaggcctttgtgatgtctaacttacctatttatcttttctgtctaaaatatttctctatgtaccatggactctgactccctggtaactgtttctacgtgcttaatttatagtagttaaccagcttttcttatttctttgcctgtctaattctatttgatatatattcctattcaaggtaaaggcagggctgttactccaacaacttttagacactcgggggctatttcattagaggggattttattctctggtcaggaaattattttatacaactgcattagaattatgcaaatcaataaacctgagatacagatatctaacaatcccaccaccttttaatctccaaaacaaacaggtaaggagcgataaacaggaaattcagctacagtaaactccttttatttcttagttaataaacaccagggaggtcttcttcgagctagcctttccatgaaatttagactattataaggcacttgaacttcatcctaattgaccattctaatgtcaccctcattatatgctcctgtataaggcaatgggagatctggaaccctctggagaccattagctccttttggggcataccataatttgccaataatct is a genomic window of Phyllostomus discolor isolate MPI-MPIP mPhyDis1 chromosome 6, mPhyDis1.pri.v3, whole genome shotgun sequence containing:
- the TPH1 gene encoding tryptophan 5-hydroxylase 1 isoform X2 gives rise to the protein MTLLGEKYTKVTMIEDNKENKDHALERGRATLIFSLKNEVGGLLKALKIFQEKHVNLLHIESRESKRRSSEFEIFVDCDINREQLNDIFHLLKSHTNVLSVNPSDHFTAKEDGTETVPWFPKKISDLDHCANRVLMYGSELDADHPGFKDNVYRERRKYFADLAMNYKHGDPIPKVAFTEEEIKTWGTVFRELNKLYPTHACREYLKNLPLLSKHCGYREDNIPQLEDVSNFLKERTGFSIRPVAGYLSPRDFLSGLAFRVFHCTQYVRHSSDPLYTPEPDTCHELLGHVPLLAEPSFAQFSQEIGLASLGASEEAVQKLATCYFFTVEFGLCKEDGQLRVFGAGLLSSISELRHALSGHANVKPFDPKITCKQECLITTFQDVYFVSESFEDAKEKMREFTKTIKRPFGVKYNPYTRSIQVLKDTESITNAMNELRHDLDVVSGALANVSRPLSI
- the TPH1 gene encoding tryptophan 5-hydroxylase 1 isoform X1 encodes the protein MYQNNLFTAITYLSALSLSLPDFQFPEVGALSLRNLLLLYSLNDIYPVPIRCRDSAGCWRYNEKYTKVTMIEDNKENKDHALERGRATLIFSLKNEVGGLLKALKIFQEKHVNLLHIESRESKRRSSEFEIFVDCDINREQLNDIFHLLKSHTNVLSVNPSDHFTAKEDGTETVPWFPKKISDLDHCANRVLMYGSELDADHPGFKDNVYRERRKYFADLAMNYKHGDPIPKVAFTEEEIKTWGTVFRELNKLYPTHACREYLKNLPLLSKHCGYREDNIPQLEDVSNFLKERTGFSIRPVAGYLSPRDFLSGLAFRVFHCTQYVRHSSDPLYTPEPDTCHELLGHVPLLAEPSFAQFSQEIGLASLGASEEAVQKLATCYFFTVEFGLCKEDGQLRVFGAGLLSSISELRHALSGHANVKPFDPKITCKQECLITTFQDVYFVSESFEDAKEKMREFTKTIKRPFGVKYNPYTRSIQVLKDTESITNAMNELRHDLDVVSGALANVSRPLSI
- the TPH1 gene encoding tryptophan 5-hydroxylase 1 isoform X3 — encoded protein: MIEDNKENKDHALERGRATLIFSLKNEVGGLLKALKIFQEKHVNLLHIESRESKRRSSEFEIFVDCDINREQLNDIFHLLKSHTNVLSVNPSDHFTAKEDGTETVPWFPKKISDLDHCANRVLMYGSELDADHPGFKDNVYRERRKYFADLAMNYKHGDPIPKVAFTEEEIKTWGTVFRELNKLYPTHACREYLKNLPLLSKHCGYREDNIPQLEDVSNFLKERTGFSIRPVAGYLSPRDFLSGLAFRVFHCTQYVRHSSDPLYTPEPDTCHELLGHVPLLAEPSFAQFSQEIGLASLGASEEAVQKLATCYFFTVEFGLCKEDGQLRVFGAGLLSSISELRHALSGHANVKPFDPKITCKQECLITTFQDVYFVSESFEDAKEKMREFTKTIKRPFGVKYNPYTRSIQVLKDTESITNAMNELRHDLDVVSGALANVSRPLSI